The following coding sequences lie in one Pseudomonas sp. B33.4 genomic window:
- a CDS encoding alginate export family protein: MKLNPFVKAGIGLTFALIWSCPTLAAMTETKNFGLEVKVTGQSEDDRDLGTASGGDVNGVGLDLRPWIYGESGAWSAYAMGQAVTSTDIIETDTLQQSDGEQATDNGDRKTKKNYLAMREFWVGYSGLTPYPGEMLKFGRQRLRNDDGQWRDTNIEALNWTFDTTLLRANAGVAERFSEYRTDLKELAPKDKDRLHAYADAAYQWTPGQWVGIRGHHTHDDGKLDYAEPGVPRDSLDKTENGDISWLGLTADSDAYNWRNTNTVNYWGSITGMSGDRDTVNALNADGSRPAQAKRSDDVNGWATDIGVRLRLDPQWQVGGAYARASADYEQTGLESNRSNYTGTRSRVHRFGEAFRGEMNNMQTATLFGSWMVNDEYDASLIYHKFWRVDGNKPVGSNGINAVENNTDDATGAILSSTSLPLEDGNKDLGQEMDLVVTKYFKQGLLPAALSQSIDEPSALVRFRGGVFKPGDAYGKQVDSYMHRAFIDVIWRF, translated from the coding sequence ATGAAGTTGAATCCATTCGTGAAGGCCGGCATTGGCCTCACCTTCGCGCTGATCTGGTCTTGCCCGACACTGGCCGCGATGACTGAAACCAAGAACTTTGGCCTCGAAGTGAAAGTCACCGGCCAGTCCGAAGACGACCGTGACCTCGGCACCGCCAGCGGCGGCGACGTCAACGGCGTCGGCCTCGACCTGCGTCCGTGGATCTACGGTGAAAGCGGCGCGTGGAGCGCCTACGCCATGGGCCAGGCCGTGACCTCGACCGACATCATCGAAACCGACACCCTGCAACAATCCGACGGTGAACAAGCCACCGACAACGGCGATCGCAAAACCAAGAAAAACTACTTGGCGATGCGCGAGTTCTGGGTCGGTTACAGCGGCCTCACCCCATACCCGGGCGAGATGCTCAAGTTCGGTCGCCAGCGCCTGCGCAATGACGACGGTCAATGGCGCGACACCAACATCGAAGCGCTGAACTGGACCTTCGACACCACCCTGTTGCGCGCCAACGCCGGTGTCGCCGAACGCTTCAGCGAATACCGCACCGACTTGAAAGAGCTGGCGCCGAAAGACAAGGATCGCCTGCACGCCTACGCCGATGCTGCTTACCAGTGGACGCCGGGCCAGTGGGTCGGCATTCGTGGTCACCACACCCACGATGACGGCAAACTCGATTACGCCGAACCGGGTGTGCCGCGCGACTCGCTGGATAAAACCGAGAACGGCGACATCAGCTGGCTCGGCCTGACCGCCGACAGCGACGCCTACAACTGGCGCAACACCAACACCGTCAACTACTGGGGCAGCATCACCGGCATGAGCGGCGACCGCGACACGGTCAATGCGCTGAACGCCGATGGTTCGCGCCCGGCGCAAGCCAAGCGCAGCGATGACGTCAACGGCTGGGCCACCGACATCGGCGTGCGTCTGCGCCTCGATCCACAATGGCAAGTCGGCGGTGCGTATGCCCGCGCCAGCGCCGATTACGAGCAGACCGGCCTGGAGAGCAACCGCTCCAACTACACCGGTACGCGCTCGCGGGTTCACCGTTTCGGCGAAGCCTTCCGTGGCGAAATGAACAACATGCAAACCGCGACGTTGTTCGGTTCGTGGATGGTCAACGACGAGTACGACGCCAGCCTGATCTACCACAAGTTCTGGCGCGTCGACGGCAACAAGCCGGTGGGCAGCAACGGCATCAATGCCGTGGAAAACAATACCGACGACGCCACCGGCGCGATCCTGTCCAGCACCTCGCTGCCGCTTGAAGACGGCAACAAGGACCTCGGTCAGGAGATGGACCTGGTCGTCACCAAGTACTTCAAGCAAGGCCTGTTGCCGGCGGCGCTGAGCCAGTCGATCGACGAGCCTTCGGCCCTCGTACGCTTCCGTGGCGGTGTGTTCAAACCGGGGGATGCCTATGGCAAGCAGGTTGATTCGTACATGCACCGCGCGTTCATCGACGTGATCTGGCGCTTCTGA